GGCCGCACCGATGCGCGGGAGCGCGCGCCGCAGGCCGTGGGCCAGCAGTGCGGCGGGCGGTACGTGGACGAGTGCCGGCAGCAGTTCGGCAACGCTCTTGAGATGGTCTGTGCAACCTGTCCCGACTAGGAGGGTACGATGGCGAACGATTCGAGCGTGCGGGTGCTCATCGAGGCGGTCAACAAGACGCAGGACGAGTTCCGCGAGGTCCGCCGCGACCTCAAGCGCACCGAGCGCAGCACCCGCAAAGCCGAGACCGCATGGGATCGGTTCGGGCGCGGGGTGAAAAAATCCACCAGCCAGGCCAGCGCGTCTGTTGAACGATTCACGGACAGACTGGGGCCAATGGGGTCTATGCTCCAAGCCATGGGTCCTGCCGGGCTGGGCGCGGCTGCCGGAATTGTTGCCGTAGGCACTGCAATTGTATCCGGCACCATGAGTGCGGCCAATTGGGAACGGCGTCTTAATCGCACCGAAGCGCTGCTGCATGCAACGGGGCATGCAGCGGGATTTACCGCCGCCGAGCTGGACAAGCTCGCGCGCGAACGGGATCTCGCTACGTTGGGCGACCGCAATGAGATCATGGACGCCATCAACATCCTGCAGTCATTTAAGAGCATCTCTGGAGAGACCTTCAAAACCACGCTGGTACTGGCGCAGGATATTTCCGAGGTCATGGGGCAGTCTCTCAAGACCACCATCACGCAGGTGGGCAAGGCGCTGGAGGATCCGGTGCGCGGGCTCACCGCGCTGCGCCGTTCCGGCGTCTCCTTCACCGAGGCGGAAGAAGAGATGATCAAGTCGATGGTGGAAGCCAACGACGTCATGGGCGCGCAGGAAAAGATCCTCAACGCGCTGGAGGCGCAGTTCGGCGGGGCCGCCGAGGCAGCAGCCGTGGGGCTGCCCGGTGCATTGGACACCCTGTCCTACCGTTGGCGTGATTTTCTCGAAGCTTTTGAACAAACTGAAGCAGCCACCTTGGCTGTTGGCGGTTTGTCTGAGGCATTGAAGGGCCTGACAAAATATATGCCGCAAATTGGGCATACCCTTGCGCTGCCTTTTTATGAAATTGCTGCTGCCATTGCTGTCGTGAAAGGTGAGATGGACTTTTCAGACTGGGCTTCTGCGGGGAGTACCGAAGAACTCAGGTTGGCACTGCAAAAAGCAGGAGCCAAGCTCCGCGAGGAACGGGCGCTTGCTGACACGTCCGGGACCATCAAGTTGTTTTCGGACAAAGAGCTGGCGATCCTCGAAAAGCTGGGGGCCGGCAAGGGCGTCGCCATGATCAGAGGGCAGGCGTACGGCGTAGGCGAATCTCCAACTGGTGCAGGAGAGGACGATGATCGCGATCCTCCTCCGCCTCCCTCCATCCCGGAGACATGGTGGGCCGATGACTACGCCAACGGGGTCAAGGAGCGCGAGCGGGTGTTCGCCAAGGCGCTTGAGGACCAGAAGGCGGCGCTCAAGGATTTTGACCGCGACTACCGGGAAA
This portion of the Desulfovibrio oxyclinae DSM 11498 genome encodes:
- a CDS encoding phage tail length tape measure family protein, with amino-acid sequence MANDSSVRVLIEAVNKTQDEFREVRRDLKRTERSTRKAETAWDRFGRGVKKSTSQASASVERFTDRLGPMGSMLQAMGPAGLGAAAGIVAVGTAIVSGTMSAANWERRLNRTEALLHATGHAAGFTAAELDKLARERDLATLGDRNEIMDAINILQSFKSISGETFKTTLVLAQDISEVMGQSLKTTITQVGKALEDPVRGLTALRRSGVSFTEAEEEMIKSMVEANDVMGAQEKILNALEAQFGGAAEAAAVGLPGALDTLSYRWRDFLEAFEQTEAATLAVGGLSEALKGLTKYMPQIGHTLALPFYEIAAAIAVVKGEMDFSDWASAGSTEELRLALQKAGAKLREERALADTSGTIKLFSDKELAILEKLGAGKGVAMIRGQAYGVGESPTGAGEDDDRDPPPPPSIPETWWADDYANGVKERERVFAKALEDQKAALKDFDRDYREITMGETQFAIAEVQARSEQLQRYARGDADKVAEIQHWENLRIAEINEEAAGKSANAWEQYAYGAMDSMRNMSSLANTVGGTMEDAFVSAFTGAEVSAEKMFQTIYAEMVRVSVARPMAGALTEGLGSIFGSIFHDGGAVGGPAPVRAVPADLFAHAPRYHGGGRLGPGERPVIARDGEIILNAAQQEGVANQLGRDGAPVNVRVINNGRGEVRTQQHQRADGGMDLDIIFDEIDRLSAQGIRGGQT